The Sorangiineae bacterium MSr11367 genome window below encodes:
- a CDS encoding M28 family metallopeptidase, which yields MVRYRGHLLAGSAALIALVPFVLDCSEQSLQTAQTTHPMEAVETTAAESALGLERVPQDIRQMLREMDDANVERTIRRLVAFGSRNTLSAQDDPARGIGAARDWLEAQFEAIAATSGGRMTVELQSYVQPPASRIPVPTRITNVVATLRGTQAESVDRTYVVSGHYDSMCTDPVNAVCDSPGANDDASGVAAVVEMARVMATRTFDATIVFMAVAGEEQGLYGSTYAASQAKAAGRNIAGMFTNDIVGSSRADTGERDPRTVRVFAEGVPTAETPDEANIRRSVGGENDSPSRQLARFIKEVGENSATGMHVNIMYRRDRYRRGGDHIPFLQQGYPAVRFTEPHENYAHQHQDVRVEGEVQYGDLPEFVDFAYTTRVAKVNAAALAALARGPAAPKNLKIVTARLTNDTELVWDANPEPDVAGYEIVYRETTEPLWTDTIRAGNVTTYVVPNLSKDNYFFGVRAVDRDGHRSPVSFPRPSM from the coding sequence ATGGTCCGGTATCGTGGGCACTTGCTGGCGGGAAGCGCCGCCCTCATTGCGCTCGTTCCCTTCGTCTTGGACTGCAGCGAACAATCTTTGCAAACTGCGCAAACGACGCACCCAATGGAGGCCGTCGAAACGACGGCCGCGGAATCCGCGCTCGGTTTGGAGCGGGTGCCGCAGGACATACGGCAGATGCTGCGCGAGATGGATGACGCGAACGTCGAGCGGACAATCCGCCGTTTGGTCGCCTTCGGCTCGCGCAACACGCTTTCGGCGCAAGACGATCCGGCGCGCGGCATTGGCGCAGCGCGCGATTGGCTCGAGGCGCAGTTCGAGGCGATTGCGGCTACGTCCGGCGGGCGCATGACCGTGGAACTCCAAAGTTACGTGCAGCCGCCGGCCTCGCGCATTCCGGTGCCGACACGGATCACCAACGTGGTGGCCACCTTGCGCGGCACGCAGGCCGAATCCGTGGATCGCACCTACGTGGTGAGCGGCCACTACGATTCCATGTGCACCGATCCGGTGAACGCAGTGTGCGATTCTCCAGGCGCGAACGACGATGCCTCGGGGGTGGCCGCCGTGGTGGAGATGGCGCGCGTCATGGCCACGCGCACCTTCGATGCGACCATCGTGTTCATGGCGGTGGCCGGCGAAGAGCAGGGGCTTTACGGCTCGACGTACGCGGCGTCCCAGGCCAAGGCGGCGGGCCGCAACATCGCCGGCATGTTCACCAACGACATCGTCGGCAGCTCGCGGGCCGACACCGGCGAACGCGATCCGCGCACGGTGCGCGTCTTTGCCGAGGGCGTGCCCACCGCCGAAACGCCGGACGAGGCGAACATCCGCCGTTCCGTGGGCGGAGAGAACGATTCGCCATCGCGCCAGCTTGCGCGCTTCATCAAAGAGGTCGGCGAGAACAGCGCCACCGGCATGCACGTGAACATCATGTACCGGCGCGATCGCTACCGTCGCGGAGGCGACCACATTCCATTCCTTCAGCAGGGGTACCCGGCCGTGCGCTTCACCGAGCCGCACGAGAACTATGCGCACCAGCACCAGGACGTGCGCGTCGAGGGCGAGGTCCAATACGGCGACTTGCCGGAGTTCGTCGATTTCGCGTACACGACGCGGGTGGCCAAGGTCAACGCCGCGGCTCTTGCGGCCTTGGCGCGTGGGCCGGCCGCGCCCAAGAACCTCAAGATCGTCACCGCGCGCCTGACCAACGACACCGAGCTCGTATGGGATGCGAACCCCGAGCCCGACGTCGCCGGTTACGAAATCGTCTACCGCGAAACGACCGAGCCGCTCTGGACGGACACCATTCGCGCCGGCAACGTGACCACGTACGTGGTGCCGAATCTGTCGAAGGACAACTACTTCTTCGGCGTGCGCGCCGTCGATCGCGACGGCCACCGAAGCCCGGTAAGCTTCCCGCGCCCCTCGATGTAA
- a CDS encoding glutathione S-transferase family protein, with product MERLLYVGTKNASSWSLRAWLALREQRIPFEERLIDIRRPQRADELARVAKFSPPGAVPVLVEGDVVIFDSLAIMEYASDIGERPLLPPDARLRARARALMAWMHAGLSDLCAPLSFESTFCPTRPPMTAAVRREGDRIVTLWSDELTRHGGPYLVGDLSLADLAFVPTVRRLQAHGIDFETKPHVSAWAERLMHRPTVLEWMRAAEALPPVMLEA from the coding sequence ATGGAACGTTTGCTCTACGTTGGAACGAAGAACGCCTCGAGTTGGTCCCTTCGCGCTTGGCTTGCGCTTCGTGAGCAGCGCATCCCGTTCGAGGAGCGCCTCATCGACATTCGCCGTCCGCAGCGCGCGGACGAATTGGCCCGTGTTGCGAAGTTTTCCCCGCCCGGGGCGGTGCCGGTGCTCGTCGAAGGCGATGTGGTCATTTTCGACTCACTCGCCATCATGGAGTACGCGAGCGACATCGGCGAACGTCCCCTGCTCCCTCCGGATGCGCGTCTGCGGGCGCGGGCCCGCGCGCTCATGGCCTGGATGCATGCGGGCCTCTCCGACCTCTGCGCGCCGCTGTCCTTCGAGAGCACCTTTTGCCCGACCCGTCCGCCGATGACCGCGGCGGTACGACGGGAGGGCGACCGCATCGTAACCCTCTGGAGCGATGAGCTCACCCGGCACGGCGGCCCTTATCTGGTGGGCGATTTGTCCCTGGCCGATCTCGCCTTCGTGCCCACGGTGCGGCGGCTGCAGGCGCATGGCATCGATTTCGAGACGAAGCCTCACGTCTCCGCGTGGGCGGAGCGACTCATGCACCGGCCCACGGTGCTCGAATGGATGCGCGCGGCGGAGGCGTTGCCGCCGGTCATGCTCGAGGCGTAG
- a CDS encoding LytTR family DNA-binding domain-containing protein translates to MISPQLRALVVEDEWPARNYLVELLQRTSSVDVVAAVATLDEATQTLERLEVDAVFVDIMLSGKSGDTSGLDWIKTVSRTYPLQFVLATALPEHALSAFDLGVSDYLLKPFTAPRVAQSVERLLAKRPAKEAPLEPAGPRRIVARDGSSLVFVPLEEVLAFEAAARLCFAHCAGGRFSVDLSLSALETAFEGTFLRVHRNWLVQPALVRRYVKEMAELLVQLGERSCLVPVSRDRSQAVKDALFANAVGLRRGGAG, encoded by the coding sequence ATGATTTCGCCCCAACTCCGCGCCCTCGTCGTCGAAGACGAGTGGCCCGCACGCAATTACTTGGTCGAGTTGCTGCAACGCACGTCCAGCGTGGATGTCGTGGCCGCGGTCGCCACGCTCGACGAGGCCACCCAGACGCTCGAACGCCTGGAGGTCGATGCGGTATTCGTCGACATCATGCTCTCGGGCAAATCCGGAGATACGTCCGGACTCGATTGGATCAAAACCGTCTCTCGGACATATCCCCTTCAATTCGTGTTGGCCACCGCCCTTCCCGAGCATGCACTCTCGGCGTTCGATTTGGGGGTGAGCGACTATTTGCTCAAGCCGTTCACGGCCCCCCGCGTCGCGCAGTCCGTGGAGCGCCTCCTGGCCAAGCGCCCTGCGAAGGAAGCACCGCTGGAACCGGCTGGGCCGCGCCGGATCGTGGCGCGTGATGGTTCGAGCCTGGTCTTCGTCCCGCTGGAGGAGGTGCTCGCCTTCGAAGCGGCGGCGCGCCTTTGTTTTGCGCATTGTGCGGGCGGGCGCTTTTCCGTCGATCTGTCGCTGTCCGCACTGGAGACGGCCTTCGAGGGCACGTTTCTTCGGGTGCACCGCAATTGGCTCGTGCAACCCGCGCTCGTGCGCCGCTACGTGAAGGAGATGGCCGAGCTCTTGGTGCAGCTCGGCGAGCGATCGTGCCTCGTGCCGGTGTCGCGCGACCGTTCGCAGGCGGTAAAGGATGCACTATTTGCCAATGCGGTCGGCCTCCGGCGCGGGGGTGCGGGGTAG
- a CDS encoding glycoside hydrolase family 88 protein: MSRGQSCWTGRRVSLALAMACMAMTACASETDDTTDDATDHSNIEHSGTEADAIQTTDGVSDRELVDLGLDLNVDVTLRIGNGTDVDWSVAIVESTMKRFTPSQLGGWGYTQGLYLWGQYLVYQRTHEPRYLSYIKSWADRFVDGNGHIDHSFNNLDSMESGNVLLALYAETKQVKYKTAATQIRNRLKTYPRTQDGGFWHATSTSRQHQLWSDGVFMVNPFLARYGKAIGEATYANDEVSKQLLVYANHLQVQNGLLKHAYDESRTQSWADPETGRSAEHWCRAIGWYGMATIDVLEILPPSHPNRAKLLSVLGKLVDGFKTYQDPATGRWFQVVDKGNLSDNWTETSCSAMYTYTISRAVERGYIDPSYRTVSAKGYQGVLARISNGSDGLTNVSEICIGTNVGDLAFYFARPRKTNDLHGLGAVLIMNEQLARTGG; encoded by the coding sequence ATGAGCCGCGGACAATCCTGCTGGACGGGCCGTCGTGTATCTCTCGCATTGGCCATGGCATGCATGGCGATGACCGCTTGCGCTTCGGAAACGGACGATACCACGGACGACGCAACGGACCATTCCAATATCGAACATTCCGGCACCGAAGCCGATGCAATTCAGACAACGGACGGCGTCTCGGATAGGGAATTGGTCGATTTAGGGCTCGATTTGAATGTCGATGTCACATTGCGCATCGGAAATGGGACGGACGTCGACTGGTCGGTCGCAATCGTGGAATCCACGATGAAGCGCTTCACGCCGAGCCAATTGGGCGGCTGGGGCTACACGCAGGGCCTCTATTTATGGGGCCAGTATCTCGTTTACCAGCGAACGCACGAACCGAGATATTTGAGCTACATCAAGAGTTGGGCCGACCGATTCGTCGATGGCAACGGACATATCGATCATAGCTTCAACAATTTGGACAGCATGGAGTCGGGCAACGTTCTGTTGGCCCTTTATGCGGAGACCAAACAAGTCAAGTACAAGACAGCGGCGACACAAATTCGTAACAGGCTCAAGACGTATCCGCGGACGCAAGACGGTGGATTCTGGCACGCGACGTCGACCTCACGGCAACACCAGCTTTGGTCCGACGGCGTTTTCATGGTCAATCCGTTTTTGGCACGGTATGGAAAAGCCATTGGCGAAGCCACGTATGCCAACGACGAGGTGTCGAAGCAGCTTCTCGTCTATGCCAATCATCTCCAAGTGCAAAATGGGCTACTGAAACACGCCTACGACGAGTCGCGCACGCAAAGCTGGGCCGATCCCGAGACGGGACGCTCGGCGGAACATTGGTGTCGGGCCATCGGCTGGTATGGCATGGCCACCATCGACGTGCTGGAGATCCTTCCGCCGTCCCATCCGAATCGCGCGAAGCTTCTTTCGGTGCTGGGAAAGCTGGTGGACGGCTTCAAAACGTACCAAGACCCCGCCACGGGCCGCTGGTTCCAGGTCGTCGACAAGGGCAACCTCTCGGACAATTGGACCGAAACCTCGTGCTCCGCGATGTACACGTACACGATCTCGCGCGCCGTGGAGCGCGGCTACATCGATCCAAGCTACAGAACGGTGTCCGCCAAGGGCTACCAAGGCGTGCTCGCGCGCATCTCCAACGGCAGCGATGGCCTCACCAACGTGAGCGAAATCTGCATCGGCACCAACGTGGGCGATCTCGCGTTCTACTTCGCGCGCCCGCGCAAGACGAACGACCTGCACGGATTGGGCGCGGTGCTCATCATGAACGAACAGCTCGCGCGGACGGGTGGATAA
- a CDS encoding alpha/beta hydrolase: MSEITIQAEVATVNGGVRMHYRRAGKGPLLVLLHGWPQTNHCWRHVVPELAAKFTVVTPDLRGYGLTDKPTTGYDKRTMASDIAQLVEKLGFDKAKVVGHDRGARVAHRWALDRPDQVERLVLMDILPTREVRDQLDMGIAHGYWHWWFHLQPDLPERLAGQNVGLYLGHFFEKWTYNRHGLPASAIDEYVRAFSSPGALRAGFDDYRATFPTDMDLDDADFAAGRRLKMPLLLLWGSESFLSKLPVVDIWHRYGTDVRGEAIPECGHFIAEERPAATLEHLLGFL, translated from the coding sequence ATGAGCGAAATCACGATTCAGGCCGAGGTGGCCACGGTCAATGGCGGCGTACGCATGCACTACCGTCGGGCGGGAAAGGGGCCACTGCTCGTGCTGCTCCATGGCTGGCCGCAGACGAACCACTGCTGGCGCCACGTCGTGCCGGAGCTCGCGGCGAAGTTTACCGTCGTCACCCCCGATTTGCGCGGGTATGGGCTCACGGACAAGCCCACGACCGGCTACGACAAGCGAACGATGGCCTCGGACATCGCCCAGCTCGTCGAGAAGCTCGGCTTCGACAAGGCCAAGGTCGTCGGGCACGATCGCGGCGCGCGCGTGGCGCATCGCTGGGCGCTGGATCGGCCGGACCAGGTCGAACGGCTGGTGCTCATGGACATCCTGCCCACGCGCGAGGTGCGCGATCAACTCGATATGGGCATCGCACACGGCTATTGGCACTGGTGGTTTCACTTGCAGCCCGATTTGCCGGAGCGGCTCGCCGGGCAGAACGTCGGCCTCTACCTCGGGCACTTCTTCGAGAAATGGACGTACAACCGTCATGGCCTGCCTGCCTCGGCCATCGACGAGTACGTGCGCGCCTTCTCCAGCCCGGGTGCGCTGCGCGCCGGCTTCGACGATTACCGGGCGACGTTTCCCACGGACATGGATTTGGACGATGCGGATTTCGCGGCGGGCCGGCGCCTGAAGATGCCGCTTTTGCTCTTATGGGGTTCGGAGAGCTTTTTGTCGAAGTTGCCCGTGGTCGACATCTGGCATCGGTATGGCACCGACGTGCGAGGCGAAGCGATTCCCGAGTGCGGCCATTTCATTGCCGAGGAACGCCCCGCCGCCACCCTGGAACACCTGCTCGGTTTCCTTTGA
- a CDS encoding ABATE domain-containing protein, whose amino-acid sequence MSTQDWVWDGGRPSIDLLNTLRDRKLTPREQLVEPAHLAEWLTLAKLTTAPVHVTPRHLVRARTLRDAIDRVALRAAAKEPVDEADVATLNEFAKVRALPPELVVGKRGHLEVRAAQEKDPVAVALGLIAADAIDLVTKGRLHVCASDTCGLRFEDRSPIGNRQWCSMKRCGNREKARQHYLRSK is encoded by the coding sequence ATGAGCACACAAGACTGGGTATGGGACGGAGGACGTCCGTCGATCGACTTGTTGAATACGCTGCGCGATCGCAAGCTCACCCCGCGCGAGCAGCTCGTCGAGCCAGCCCATCTCGCGGAATGGCTGACGTTGGCCAAGCTCACCACGGCGCCGGTGCACGTCACACCGCGCCACCTCGTCCGTGCGCGCACATTGCGCGATGCCATCGATCGCGTGGCCCTGCGCGCGGCGGCAAAGGAGCCGGTGGACGAGGCCGACGTGGCCACGCTCAACGAATTTGCCAAGGTCCGCGCCTTGCCCCCGGAGCTCGTCGTGGGCAAACGCGGCCATCTCGAAGTGCGTGCCGCCCAGGAGAAAGATCCCGTGGCCGTTGCGCTTGGCCTCATTGCGGCTGACGCGATCGACCTGGTCACGAAGGGGCGCCTTCACGTCTGCGCTTCGGACACGTGCGGCCTTCGGTTCGAAGATCGCTCCCCCATTGGAAATCGGCAATGGTGTTCGATGAAGCGATGCGGCAATCGCGAAAAAGCGCGCCAGCATTATCTTCGTTCCAAATAG
- a CDS encoding histidine kinase has protein sequence MAKPKFIFLGLLAALAVLYVRDVVRAAFGVPGALPTVADFLISSIWLCAQMVLLTVAFHRSRQRGYGPKKAALVSLLVAGATSAPGYAIFLLIRHAFPSWGLFPPDPGEPDTAMFSFILGLADSFFILSTWTMVIFYPTALLEARERAAEAERLRRDMELYRIRTTLEPHFVLNTLNAIGGLMTEEPETARQLVGDLGALLRDLVRESQERERPLGDELEWLERYTAILETRHAGRLAFEWDVAPALRAHKVPTLVLQPLVENAVQHGALCRTSDGRIRLSAHLDNDQLVVVVEDNGPGLPEGAPREGARGLDMVRRRLALESPDAILRLESSDRGTRAMLSLHAVQAPTQNA, from the coding sequence GTGGCCAAGCCGAAATTCATCTTCCTGGGCCTGCTCGCGGCCCTGGCAGTTCTATATGTGCGGGACGTCGTCCGCGCAGCCTTCGGTGTCCCCGGCGCACTGCCGACGGTCGCCGATTTCCTGATCAGCAGTATTTGGTTGTGCGCCCAGATGGTCCTGCTCACCGTCGCCTTTCATCGGAGCCGGCAACGCGGTTACGGGCCGAAGAAGGCGGCGCTGGTGTCGCTGTTGGTGGCCGGTGCCACCTCGGCCCCGGGCTATGCGATCTTCTTGCTGATTCGGCATGCGTTCCCCTCGTGGGGGCTCTTTCCGCCTGACCCCGGCGAGCCCGATACGGCCATGTTCTCGTTCATTTTGGGATTGGCCGATTCGTTTTTCATCCTGTCCACGTGGACGATGGTGATCTTTTATCCCACGGCCCTTCTCGAGGCGCGCGAGCGCGCGGCCGAGGCGGAGCGGCTGCGGCGCGACATGGAGCTGTATCGAATTCGCACCACGCTCGAACCGCATTTCGTCCTCAATACGTTGAATGCCATCGGCGGTCTGATGACCGAGGAGCCGGAAACCGCACGGCAGCTGGTGGGCGATCTCGGTGCGTTGCTTCGCGATCTCGTGCGCGAATCGCAAGAGCGTGAGCGCCCGCTGGGCGACGAGCTCGAATGGCTCGAACGGTACACGGCCATTCTGGAAACGCGCCACGCGGGAAGGCTCGCCTTCGAATGGGACGTGGCCCCCGCCCTGCGCGCGCACAAGGTGCCCACCTTGGTGCTGCAGCCGCTGGTCGAGAACGCCGTGCAACATGGCGCCCTTTGTCGAACATCGGATGGCCGAATTCGCCTTTCGGCGCACCTCGACAACGATCAGCTCGTCGTCGTGGTCGAAGACAATGGGCCCGGACTGCCCGAGGGCGCTCCGCGCGAAGGCGCGCGAGGGCTCGACATGGTACGAAGACGTCTCGCCCTCGAGTCTCCCGACGCTATCTTACGCCTCGAGAGCTCGGACCGCGGAACCCGCGCCATGCTTTCCCTCCATGCCGTTCAGGCCCCGACGCAAAACGCATGA